From the Microbacterium thalassium genome, one window contains:
- a CDS encoding TraR/DksA family transcriptional regulator — MTGRADAPRAEKARSPEGALDARRADAEARLSRIEREMAVLRADRAGESADDEHDPEGDTLAAEWSRLEGLRTAVRAELTDIDGALVRVRAGTYGACADCGRAIPAARLEVRPTATRCVSCASRAGL, encoded by the coding sequence GTGACCGGACGCGCAGACGCACCTCGAGCGGAGAAGGCCCGCTCGCCCGAGGGTGCGCTCGACGCGCGCCGCGCGGACGCCGAGGCCCGCCTGTCCCGGATCGAGCGCGAGATGGCGGTTCTGCGCGCCGATCGCGCGGGCGAGTCGGCCGATGACGAACACGACCCCGAGGGCGACACGCTCGCCGCCGAGTGGTCCCGTCTCGAGGGTCTGCGCACCGCCGTCCGCGCCGAGCTGACCGACATCGACGGAGCGCTCGTGCGCGTGAGAGCCGGGACGTACGGGGCGTGCGCCGACTGCGGCCGCGCCATTCCGGCCGCTCGGCTCGAGGTCCGGCCGACGGCGACCCGGTGCGTCTCCTGCGCGTCGCGCGCCGGGCTGTGA
- a CDS encoding LLM class flavin-dependent oxidoreductase codes for MRRIGAIFTPFSPPEALRDAAQAADESGVPELWLWEDCFRESAFAAASAVLAWTARLRVGIGVAPMPLRNVALTAMEIATIERLFPGRLIPGVGHGVLPWMAQVGARAASPLTLMREYVPALRSLLAGEEVSTSGRYVTLDRVRLDWPPVTAPPVVVAGEGPKTVRLTGQVGDGTVLPATSSPERVARTLALALEGRADAGRDGAHELTVFVATAFGGDDARARLAGDLERMLGAVDPTLLVAGDAAGVAAAIEPFFAAGATSVILQPREEETDLAGFMGGAGEVAEIIAGT; via the coding sequence ATGCGACGCATCGGTGCCATCTTCACGCCCTTCTCGCCGCCCGAGGCGCTTCGCGATGCCGCGCAGGCGGCCGACGAGTCCGGGGTTCCCGAGCTGTGGCTGTGGGAGGACTGCTTCCGCGAGTCGGCGTTCGCGGCCGCATCCGCCGTCCTGGCCTGGACCGCGCGGCTGCGCGTGGGCATCGGGGTCGCGCCGATGCCGCTGCGCAACGTCGCCCTCACGGCGATGGAGATCGCCACGATCGAGCGGCTGTTCCCCGGGCGGCTCATTCCGGGCGTGGGTCACGGCGTCCTGCCGTGGATGGCGCAGGTCGGGGCGCGCGCGGCGTCGCCGCTCACGCTCATGCGCGAGTACGTTCCCGCCCTCCGGTCGCTGCTGGCCGGTGAGGAGGTCAGCACGAGCGGCCGCTACGTCACGCTCGACCGCGTGCGGCTCGACTGGCCGCCGGTGACCGCGCCTCCCGTGGTCGTGGCCGGTGAGGGGCCCAAGACCGTACGGCTGACGGGGCAGGTCGGCGACGGGACCGTGCTGCCCGCGACCAGCAGCCCCGAACGCGTCGCGCGCACCCTCGCCCTCGCCCTCGAAGGCAGGGCGGATGCCGGGCGCGACGGCGCGCATGAGCTCACCGTCTTCGTCGCGACGGCGTTCGGCGGCGACGACGCGCGCGCTCGGCTCGCAGGAGACCTGGAACGGATGCTGGGTGCCGTCGACCCGACTCTGCTGGTCGCCGGTGACGCGGCGGGCGTCGCCGCGGCGATCGAGCCGTTCTTCGCGGCCGGCGCCACGTCGGTCATCCTGCAGCCGCGCGAGGAGGAGACGGACCTCGCGGGCTTCATGGGCGGTGCGGGCGAGGTCGCCGAGATCATCGCCGGAACCTGA
- a CDS encoding copper chaperone PCu(A)C, which produces MAYRRGRFFALAATLSLAALVATAATASPAIAAPPGDKGKPTATAADSVTVSGASIEAAGSDYAVIGDLSNSSKSAVTISSASADAGTAELHDGTGVVAELTVPRRSTLTLAVDGEHIRLSNLPETLPADVTITLTFSDTSTLEFTAPMPATPPPPPPAPVADSITVSAASIEAAGSDYAVLADIENSSATAATISSASADAGTAALHDSTGAVTELTVAGGSTLTLAPDGEHIRLSNLPETLPADVTITLTFSDTSTLEFTAPMPATPPPPPPAPVADSITVTSASIEAAGSDYAVLADIENSSATAATISSASADAGTAALHDSTGAVTELTVAGGSTLTLTVDGEHIRLSNLPETLPADVTITLTFSDTSTLEFTAPMPATPPPPPPAPSVSVMAAVGDSITVAYDAAGYGSYPQYSWATGSSTTVDSHLLRLQDTLQSSVTATNLAVVGASSADLASQITSAVSARADYLTIEIGANDACTSTVAEMTSVADYDQRIRAALQTFHTARPDAEIFVASIPNLYQMWNVSKGKFAARFTWSIAGICQSMLANPTSTSQADEDRRLSVQQRVDDYNAALAAACTATVNCTFDGYEVADYVFSSKDVSTSDYFHPSVEGQRVLAEITWPLSPFASGG; this is translated from the coding sequence ATGGCCTATCGACGTGGGCGATTCTTCGCCCTTGCCGCCACTCTCTCGCTTGCCGCGCTCGTCGCGACGGCCGCGACCGCATCGCCCGCGATCGCCGCGCCGCCCGGGGACAAGGGCAAGCCGACCGCGACCGCGGCCGACTCCGTCACGGTCTCGGGCGCCTCGATCGAGGCCGCGGGCTCGGACTACGCCGTGATCGGCGACCTCTCGAACTCGTCCAAGAGCGCCGTCACGATCTCGTCGGCGTCCGCCGACGCAGGAACGGCCGAGCTCCACGACGGCACGGGAGTGGTCGCCGAGCTCACGGTCCCGCGCCGCAGCACCCTCACCCTCGCGGTCGACGGCGAACACATCCGGCTCTCCAACCTCCCGGAGACACTGCCCGCCGACGTCACGATCACCCTGACGTTCTCCGACACCTCGACCCTCGAATTCACCGCCCCGATGCCGGCCACCCCGCCGCCGCCCCCACCGGCACCCGTGGCCGACTCCATCACCGTCTCCGCCGCCTCGATCGAGGCCGCCGGCTCGGACTACGCCGTGCTCGCAGACATCGAGAACTCCTCCGCCACGGCCGCCACGATCTCGTCGGCATCCGCCGACGCCGGGACCGCCGCACTGCACGACAGCACCGGCGCGGTCACCGAGCTCACCGTCGCCGGCGGCAGCACCCTCACCCTCGCGCCCGACGGCGAACACATCCGGCTCTCCAACCTCCCGGAGACACTGCCCGCCGACGTCACGATCACCCTGACGTTCTCCGACACCTCGACCCTCGAATTCACCGCCCCGATGCCGGCCACCCCGCCGCCGCCCCCACCGGCACCCGTGGCCGACTCCATCACCGTCACGAGCGCCTCGATCGAGGCCGCCGGCTCGGACTACGCCGTGCTCGCAGACATCGAGAACTCCTCCGCCACGGCCGCCACGATCTCGTCGGCATCCGCCGACGCCGGGACCGCCGCACTGCACGACAGCACCGGCGCGGTCACCGAGCTCACCGTCGCCGGCGGCAGCACCCTCACCCTCACGGTCGACGGCGAACACATCAGGCTCTCCAACCTCCCCGAGACACTGCCCGCCGACGTCACGATCACCCTGACGTTCTCCGACACCTCGACCCTCGAATTCACCGCCCCGATGCCGGCCACCCCGCCGCCGCCCCCACCGGCGCCGTCCGTGTCCGTGATGGCCGCCGTCGGCGACTCGATCACCGTGGCCTACGACGCGGCCGGATACGGCTCGTACCCGCAGTACAGCTGGGCGACGGGCTCCTCGACCACCGTCGACTCCCACCTCCTGCGACTGCAGGACACGCTGCAGTCGAGCGTGACGGCGACGAACCTCGCCGTCGTCGGGGCGTCGTCCGCCGATCTGGCGTCGCAGATCACCTCAGCCGTGAGCGCGCGTGCCGACTACCTGACCATCGAGATCGGCGCCAACGACGCGTGCACGAGCACCGTCGCCGAGATGACGTCGGTCGCCGACTACGACCAGCGCATCCGGGCCGCGCTGCAGACCTTCCACACCGCTCGCCCCGACGCTGAGATCTTCGTCGCCAGCATCCCGAACCTCTACCAGATGTGGAATGTGTCCAAGGGCAAGTTCGCGGCACGATTCACCTGGAGCATCGCCGGGATCTGCCAGTCGATGCTCGCGAACCCGACGAGCACCAGCCAAGCCGATGAGGACCGCCGGCTGAGCGTGCAGCAGCGCGTCGACGACTACAACGCCGCCCTCGCGGCGGCGTGCACGGCGACGGTGAACTGCACGTTCGACGGCTACGAGGTCGCGGACTACGTCTTCAGCTCGAAGGACGTGTCGACCTCCGACTACTTCCACCCGAGCGTCGAGGGCCAGCGGGTGCTCGCGGAGATCACGTGGCCGCTCTCGCCGTTCGCGAGCGGCGGATGA
- a CDS encoding alpha/beta fold hydrolase — MTDITTFEPDGRAIPYVDEGSGPAIVLVPGMGLNVRYLGPLAGALAEEDFRIVRIGSRHGATEGDLTMHDLAQDVVDVMDHLGLAGAWVGGHAFGGAIARTVSLDHAGRASGVLLLGVEAADTHESDLSELPPNARDAGVEAMQLAAREATPVEEWAGLAAGVPVLVVQGNDDTITPPANGEALQASAPDRVSVVGIAGGGHLFPATHIGETAWPIEDYLDWD, encoded by the coding sequence ATGACCGACATCACCACCTTCGAGCCCGACGGCCGTGCCATCCCCTACGTCGACGAGGGGAGCGGTCCCGCGATCGTGCTCGTGCCCGGCATGGGGCTGAACGTCCGGTACCTGGGACCGCTCGCCGGCGCGCTCGCCGAGGAGGACTTCCGCATCGTCCGCATCGGGTCTCGGCACGGCGCGACCGAGGGCGACCTGACGATGCACGACCTCGCGCAGGACGTCGTGGACGTCATGGACCATCTCGGGCTCGCAGGCGCCTGGGTGGGCGGGCACGCGTTCGGCGGCGCGATCGCGCGCACGGTGTCGCTCGACCACGCCGGACGCGCCAGCGGCGTGCTGCTGCTCGGCGTCGAGGCCGCCGACACGCACGAGTCCGACCTGTCGGAGCTGCCGCCGAACGCCCGCGACGCCGGCGTCGAGGCGATGCAGCTCGCCGCGCGCGAGGCGACGCCCGTCGAGGAGTGGGCGGGCCTGGCCGCGGGCGTCCCGGTGCTCGTCGTGCAGGGCAACGACGACACGATCACACCGCCCGCGAACGGCGAGGCGCTGCAGGCTTCGGCTCCGGACCGCGTGAGCGTCGTCGGCATCGCCGGCGGCGGCCACCTGTTCCCGGCGACGCACATCGGCGAGACGGCGTGGCCGATCGAGGACTACCTCGACTGGGACTGA
- a CDS encoding HigA family addiction module antitoxin, producing MSNSSTITESDLIEPIHPGEVLKEDFLEGFGITQNKLAVSIGVPPRRINEIVHGKRGITADTAIRLARYFGTSEEFWMNLQSHYELRMERRALRDKVAAITPLKVA from the coding sequence ATGTCGAACTCGTCGACGATCACTGAGAGTGACCTGATCGAGCCGATTCATCCGGGGGAGGTCCTGAAGGAGGACTTCCTCGAGGGCTTCGGGATCACGCAGAACAAGCTCGCCGTGTCGATCGGCGTCCCGCCGCGGCGCATCAATGAGATCGTGCATGGCAAGCGGGGGATCACCGCCGACACGGCGATCCGTCTGGCGCGGTATTTCGGCACGTCCGAGGAGTTCTGGATGAACCTCCAGTCGCACTACGAGCTGCGGATGGAGCGTCGCGCGCTGCGCGACAAGGTCGCTGCGATCACACCGCTGAAGGTCGCGTGA
- a CDS encoding type II toxin-antitoxin system RelE/ParE family toxin yields the protein MIRSFGNKDTERIWHEQYVKRVDRVVQRATLRKLELVHAAKDVEDLRIPPGNRLEQLVGDRRGQHSIRVNAQWRICFVWRDGGAEDVELVDDH from the coding sequence GTGATCAGATCGTTCGGGAACAAGGACACCGAGCGCATCTGGCACGAGCAGTACGTCAAGCGCGTCGACCGTGTGGTGCAGCGGGCGACGCTGCGCAAGCTGGAACTCGTTCACGCGGCGAAGGATGTCGAAGATCTCCGGATCCCACCGGGCAATCGGCTCGAGCAGCTGGTGGGGGACCGTCGCGGTCAGCACAGTATCCGAGTGAACGCGCAATGGCGCATCTGCTTCGTCTGGAGAGATGGAGGTGCGGAAGATGTCGAACTCGTCGACGATCACTGA
- the ychF gene encoding redox-regulated ATPase YchF codes for MALTIGIVGLPNVGKSTLFNALTKNQVLAANYPFATIEPNIGVVNLPDPRLATLAEIFHSERILPAAVSFVDIAGIVRGASEGEGLGNKFLANIREADAIAQVVRGFADDDVVHVDGAINPAGDMETINAELQLADLETLEKAITRYEKEVKGKKLDPSVLAAAVAAKDALERGVLLSASGIDLAPIKELGLLTAKPFIFVFNVDEGVLTDAARKGELEALVAPAKAIFLDAKIESELIDLDPEDAAELLASTGQEESGLDQLARIGFDTLGLQTYLTAGPKEARAWTIGKGWKAPQAAGVIHTDFEKGFIKAEVISFDDLVETGSVVEARAKGKARLEGKDYVMQDGDVVEFRHGGTSGSGKK; via the coding sequence GTGGCTCTCACCATCGGAATCGTCGGACTCCCGAACGTCGGCAAGTCGACCCTCTTCAACGCCCTGACCAAGAACCAGGTTCTCGCCGCGAACTACCCGTTCGCGACGATCGAGCCGAACATCGGCGTGGTCAACCTGCCCGATCCGCGCCTGGCGACGCTCGCCGAGATCTTCCACAGCGAGCGGATCCTGCCCGCCGCGGTGTCGTTCGTCGACATCGCCGGCATCGTGCGCGGCGCGAGCGAAGGCGAGGGGCTCGGCAACAAGTTCCTCGCGAACATCCGCGAGGCCGACGCGATCGCGCAGGTGGTCCGCGGCTTCGCCGATGACGACGTCGTGCACGTCGACGGCGCCATCAACCCCGCCGGCGACATGGAGACGATCAACGCCGAGCTGCAGCTGGCCGACCTCGAGACGCTCGAGAAGGCGATCACGCGCTACGAGAAGGAAGTCAAGGGCAAGAAGCTCGACCCGTCCGTCCTCGCCGCTGCGGTGGCCGCCAAGGACGCGCTCGAGCGCGGCGTGCTGCTGTCGGCATCCGGCATCGACCTCGCTCCGATCAAGGAGCTGGGTCTGCTCACCGCCAAGCCCTTCATCTTCGTCTTCAACGTCGACGAGGGCGTGCTGACGGATGCGGCGCGCAAGGGCGAGCTCGAGGCGCTCGTCGCCCCGGCGAAGGCGATCTTCCTCGACGCGAAGATCGAGTCCGAGCTCATCGACCTCGACCCCGAGGACGCCGCCGAGCTGCTGGCGTCGACGGGCCAGGAGGAGTCGGGTCTGGACCAGCTGGCCCGCATCGGCTTCGACACGCTCGGGCTGCAGACGTACCTGACGGCCGGCCCCAAGGAGGCCCGCGCCTGGACGATCGGCAAGGGCTGGAAGGCCCCGCAGGCGGCCGGCGTCATCCACACCGACTTCGAGAAGGGCTTCATCAAGGCCGAGGTCATCTCGTTCGACGACCTGGTCGAGACGGGTTCGGTCGTCGAGGCTCGTGCGAAGGGCAAGGCGCGCCTGGAGGGCAAGGACTACGTCATGCAGGACGGCGACGTGGTGGAGTTCCGTCACGGAGGAACATCTGGGAGCGGGAAGAAGTGA
- a CDS encoding dihydrofolate reductase family protein yields MRTLTVCNFVTVDGRYEDDDHDIASFFEHQHPDYAGADSFDHYTASLVAASDVLLLSGRRSALANLSYWASVRDSADATDIRREFARLFAGIEKIVVSDAVTEADIAPYPNTRIVGVADAREEVRRLKAADGRGILILLGRVLWNDLMRAGLVDELHLVTFPLIAGGGVGLFDDRPPVALKLLGTHAWEESGNVLMRWRVDPD; encoded by the coding sequence ATGCGCACCCTCACCGTCTGCAACTTCGTCACCGTCGACGGACGGTACGAGGATGACGACCACGACATCGCCTCGTTCTTCGAGCATCAGCATCCGGACTATGCCGGTGCCGACTCCTTCGACCACTACACGGCGTCGCTCGTGGCGGCATCGGACGTGCTGCTGCTGTCGGGACGGCGTTCGGCGCTGGCGAACCTCTCGTACTGGGCGAGCGTCCGCGACAGCGCCGATGCGACCGACATCCGCCGGGAGTTCGCGAGGCTGTTCGCCGGCATCGAGAAGATCGTCGTGTCGGACGCCGTCACCGAAGCCGACATCGCTCCGTACCCGAACACGCGGATCGTGGGGGTCGCCGACGCGCGCGAAGAGGTTCGGCGTCTGAAGGCCGCAGACGGCCGCGGCATCCTGATCCTGCTCGGGCGCGTGCTGTGGAACGACCTCATGCGCGCGGGGCTCGTCGATGAGCTGCACCTCGTGACCTTCCCGCTCATCGCCGGCGGCGGCGTGGGCCTGTTCGACGACAGGCCGCCCGTTGCGCTCAAGCTCCTCGGGACCCACGCCTGGGAGGAGTCGGGCAACGTCCTGATGCGCTGGCGGGTCGACCCCGACTGA
- a CDS encoding class I SAM-dependent methyltransferase gives MAGREELSRSFGAVADVYESGRPEYPSEAVAWLLEPVRSEGRVLRVADAGAGTGKLTRAAVEFGAQVVAVDPDPAMLAQLREQVHGVPTFAGSAESLPLPDASLDALLYGQAWHWAEPVAASAEAGRVLRSRGVLGLVWNIRDEREPWVRRLGEVMTPSSAERMLAAGDPPVAAPFTSVEHARWTWRRPMRRDDLFALARSRSTLITAPDDERARVEEGLAALFDQIGAVGDDAVELPYVTHAYRAARP, from the coding sequence ATGGCCGGTCGAGAAGAGCTGTCGAGATCGTTCGGAGCGGTCGCCGACGTGTACGAGTCCGGACGCCCCGAGTACCCGTCCGAAGCGGTGGCGTGGCTCCTCGAGCCGGTGCGGAGCGAGGGCCGTGTTCTGCGGGTCGCCGACGCCGGCGCCGGCACCGGCAAGCTCACGCGCGCGGCGGTGGAGTTCGGGGCGCAGGTGGTCGCGGTGGACCCCGACCCGGCGATGCTCGCGCAGCTGCGCGAGCAGGTGCACGGCGTTCCGACGTTCGCGGGCTCGGCGGAGTCGCTGCCGCTGCCCGATGCCTCCCTCGACGCGCTGCTCTACGGCCAGGCGTGGCACTGGGCGGAGCCCGTCGCGGCATCCGCCGAGGCCGGTCGCGTGCTGCGCAGCCGCGGCGTGCTCGGACTGGTGTGGAACATCCGCGACGAGCGTGAGCCGTGGGTGCGGCGGCTCGGCGAGGTCATGACGCCCAGCAGCGCCGAGCGGATGCTGGCCGCGGGCGATCCGCCGGTCGCGGCTCCGTTCACCTCCGTCGAGCACGCGCGGTGGACATGGCGCCGCCCGATGCGTCGCGACGACCTGTTCGCCCTCGCGCGGTCGCGCAGCACCCTGATCACCGCCCCCGACGACGAGCGGGCGCGGGTCGAGGAGGGCCTCGCGGCGCTGTTCGATCAGATCGGCGCCGTCGGCGACGACGCCGTCGAACTGCCCTACGTCACGCACGCGTACCGCGCCGCGCGGCCGTGA
- a CDS encoding exonuclease domain-containing protein: MPLDFTAIDFETANSSNASACAVGLVRVRAGRVVAQTGWLIRPPAGYDRFFELNTRIHGIREEDVADAKTWSEQLGDLTAFAGADVLVAHNAGFDMAVLQRASEACADVVPPYRYACSLQAARKVYDLASYRLPFVAAEAGFAEFAHHNAVADALACAHVMIDIAGRLGVDDVDDLAAAARIRVSRIAVAAAPETSFPAAVA, translated from the coding sequence GTGCCACTGGACTTCACCGCGATCGACTTCGAGACGGCGAACTCCAGCAACGCGTCGGCGTGCGCCGTCGGCCTGGTCCGCGTCCGCGCGGGGCGCGTCGTGGCGCAGACCGGATGGCTCATCCGCCCGCCCGCGGGGTACGACCGGTTCTTCGAGCTCAACACGCGCATCCACGGCATCCGCGAGGAGGACGTCGCGGACGCCAAGACCTGGAGCGAGCAGCTGGGCGACCTCACCGCGTTCGCGGGCGCCGACGTCCTCGTCGCCCACAACGCCGGCTTCGACATGGCGGTTCTCCAGCGCGCGTCCGAGGCCTGCGCCGACGTCGTGCCGCCCTATCGCTACGCGTGCAGCCTGCAGGCCGCGCGCAAGGTGTACGACCTGGCCTCGTACCGCCTGCCGTTCGTCGCCGCCGAGGCCGGGTTCGCCGAGTTCGCCCACCACAACGCCGTCGCAGACGCGCTCGCGTGCGCGCACGTGATGATCGACATCGCCGGCCGGCTCGGCGTCGACGACGTCGACGATCTCGCCGCCGCGGCGCGCATCCGCGTGTCGCGGATCGCGGTGGCCGCCGCGCCCGAGACGTCGTTCCCCGCCGCCGTCGCCTGA
- a CDS encoding DNA recombination protein RmuC, translated as MDALAVAGLVIGSLLVGALAGWAIGLARGAARAARGEADLRAQLAAGDAARQGVQAQLDHQQLLYRELASQTRAEQAVRDERERREQAVLRALSPVQQSLELMQTKVDRLERDRTEQFGSLAEQLRRAHESDEALRATTESLAGALRSGTTRGVWGETQLRRVVEAAGLTRYVDFDLQSSITTDAGTGRPDMVIRLPGEKAIAVDAKVPLDAYIEASAIPPSASGAEADRRRTLLEKHVRAVRAHVDALAKKTYWSGIGSSPEFVICFVPSESLLAAALEEDPALLDHAFGKRVALASPVNLWAVLKTIAYTWTQQDVTEEARTLFDLGNQLYERLGSLAGHADDLRRAIERTVDSYNRFVGSLESRVLVTARKFPGVDDTKLDAVAAPDAIENAPRRLTAPELLESEAEGADAGPVVARADVDDIRARIDADR; from the coding sequence ATGGACGCACTCGCAGTCGCAGGCCTGGTCATCGGCAGCCTTCTCGTCGGCGCGCTCGCGGGCTGGGCGATCGGGCTCGCCCGGGGGGCGGCGCGAGCGGCCCGCGGCGAAGCCGACCTGCGCGCGCAGCTGGCCGCCGGCGACGCCGCGCGCCAGGGCGTGCAGGCGCAGCTCGATCACCAGCAGCTGCTGTACCGCGAGCTGGCGTCGCAGACGCGGGCCGAGCAGGCCGTCCGCGACGAGCGGGAACGCCGCGAGCAGGCGGTGCTGCGGGCGCTGTCGCCCGTGCAGCAGTCCCTCGAACTGATGCAGACCAAGGTCGACCGGCTCGAGCGCGACCGCACGGAGCAGTTCGGGTCGCTTGCCGAGCAGCTGCGCCGCGCCCACGAGAGCGACGAGGCGCTGCGCGCGACCACCGAGTCGCTCGCAGGCGCGCTGCGGTCGGGCACGACCCGCGGGGTGTGGGGCGAGACGCAGCTGCGCCGGGTCGTCGAAGCGGCCGGCCTCACCCGGTATGTCGACTTCGACCTGCAGTCCTCGATCACGACGGATGCCGGCACCGGCCGGCCCGACATGGTCATCCGGCTCCCCGGCGAGAAGGCGATCGCCGTCGACGCGAAGGTGCCGCTCGATGCCTACATCGAGGCCAGCGCCATCCCGCCGAGCGCATCGGGGGCCGAAGCCGACCGCCGCCGCACCCTCCTCGAGAAGCACGTGCGCGCCGTGCGCGCCCATGTGGACGCGCTGGCGAAGAAGACCTACTGGAGCGGCATCGGCTCCAGCCCCGAGTTCGTCATCTGCTTCGTCCCGAGCGAATCCCTGCTGGCCGCGGCGCTCGAAGAGGACCCGGCGCTGCTCGACCACGCGTTCGGCAAGCGCGTCGCGCTCGCCTCACCCGTGAACCTGTGGGCGGTGCTGAAGACCATCGCGTACACGTGGACGCAGCAGGACGTGACGGAAGAGGCCCGCACGCTCTTCGACCTCGGCAACCAGCTCTACGAGCGGCTCGGCTCGCTCGCCGGTCACGCCGACGACCTGCGCCGGGCCATCGAGCGGACCGTCGACAGCTACAACAGGTTCGTGGGCTCGCTCGAATCGCGCGTGCTCGTCACAGCGCGCAAGTTCCCGGGCGTCGACGACACCAAGCTCGACGCCGTCGCGGCCCCCGATGCCATCGAGAACGCTCCGCGACGCCTCACGGCTCCCGAACTGCTCGAGAGCGAGGCGGAGGGGGCGGACGCCGGCCCCGTCGTGGCACGAGCGGACGTCGACGACATCCGGGCGCGCATCGACGCCGATCGCTGA
- a CDS encoding UDP-N-acetylmuramyl pentapeptide phosphotransferase, giving the protein MSAQSGTAPQTGAIAVVADAGDPARRPDVLLRKRRDEGHELNAWWMVGAFVGVSAAVILLLSFVPGGA; this is encoded by the coding sequence ATGTCCGCACAGAGCGGAACCGCACCGCAGACCGGCGCGATCGCCGTCGTCGCCGACGCAGGCGACCCCGCGCGCCGTCCGGACGTCCTGCTGCGCAAGCGACGCGACGAGGGCCACGAGCTCAACGCCTGGTGGATGGTCGGCGCGTTCGTCGGCGTGTCCGCCGCCGTGATCCTGCTGCTGAGCTTCGTGCCCGGCGGCGCCTGA
- the glpX gene encoding class II fructose-bisphosphatase, translating into MVSLTADMSPLHPDRNLALELVRATEAAAIRAVPFIGRGAKEAADGAAVDAMRAFFTTVNFDGTIVIGEGEKDEAPMLFNGERVGNGRGPKADVAVDPIDGTSLTAEGRNNALSVIAISDAGTMLDASSVFYMDKLVTGPAGVGVVDIRLPIGENIRLLAKALGKPVDEIVVSVLNRPRHEQLIHDIREAGAGTRLMSDGDVAGGINAARHNARTDMCVGIGGSPEGIVTTCAIQALGGHIQGRLWPRDDDELQKGKDAGLNMDGYVYEADEMVKSKNTIFVATGVTNGELVAGVRREGGYVYTESVVLRSASGTLRRITSEHLTSKWL; encoded by the coding sequence ATGGTTAGTCTGACCGCGGACATGAGCCCGCTGCACCCCGATAGAAACCTCGCACTGGAGCTGGTTCGCGCCACCGAGGCCGCCGCGATCCGCGCCGTTCCGTTCATCGGACGGGGGGCGAAAGAGGCCGCCGACGGTGCCGCCGTCGACGCGATGCGCGCCTTCTTCACGACGGTCAACTTCGACGGCACGATCGTGATCGGCGAGGGCGAGAAGGACGAAGCGCCGATGCTCTTCAACGGCGAGCGCGTCGGCAACGGCCGCGGTCCGAAGGCGGACGTGGCCGTCGACCCCATCGACGGGACGTCCCTCACGGCCGAGGGCCGCAACAACGCGCTCTCGGTGATCGCCATCTCGGATGCCGGCACGATGCTCGACGCGTCGAGCGTCTTCTACATGGACAAGCTGGTGACCGGGCCCGCCGGCGTCGGCGTCGTCGACATCCGCCTGCCGATCGGCGAGAACATCCGGCTGCTCGCGAAGGCGCTCGGCAAGCCGGTCGACGAGATCGTGGTGTCGGTGCTGAACCGCCCGCGTCACGAGCAGCTCATCCACGACATCCGCGAGGCGGGAGCCGGAACGCGCCTCATGAGCGACGGCGACGTCGCCGGCGGCATCAACGCCGCTCGCCACAACGCCCGCACCGACATGTGCGTCGGCATCGGCGGCAGCCCCGAGGGCATCGTGACCACGTGCGCGATCCAGGCGCTCGGCGGCCACATCCAGGGTCGCCTGTGGCCGCGCGACGATGACGAGCTGCAGAAGGGCAAGGACGCGGGCCTGAACATGGACGGCTACGTGTACGAGGCCGACGAGATGGTCAAGAGCAAGAACACGATCTTCGTCGCGACCGGCGTCACCAACGGCGAGCTGGTCGCGGGCGTGCGTCGCGAGGGTGGCTACGTCTACACCGAGAGCGTCGTGCTGCGCAGCGCCTCGGGCACCCTCCGCCGCATCACGTCGGAGCACCTGACCTCGAAGTGGCTGTGA